Proteins co-encoded in one Colletes latitarsis isolate SP2378_abdomen chromosome 2, iyColLati1, whole genome shotgun sequence genomic window:
- the LOC143351751 gene encoding uncharacterized protein LOC143351751 has protein sequence MASMCGSTKSYPAINTGSYYRPGAYPYQNDYYLPPRSTWSRVSPHQTKKQRGSTTWKVGSAMLIISAMLVLIAVFAIAGLALWMGALRTDSKNAIVGFTCTFRVAKGEKYNPMLKLNTSMVFREKERKYKNIFELLFRRSVLGTAYQKTIIDKFESGILKVFFRIYLDRRKVPRSITNIEDTIEDIIAKETYSSSSLFKDMELDLTTISVKRINQDAAGGQKQSQQKNAMITKNGLLRPSRNNSLITSPKIKTKPSKPESSEPEIDFSNIPTIQGTYKATKVNVTAQNKINSTEGVRTQPDARNDTRGPLAREETTIKSSTVGTSEPTRSNVHTVPIKINQRVNYTANDAQLNETIAESTARIPTSTMAATLNKTDDIFKDFRKPDFETSPWKPIIPGYVNTELKLLPGNVETTNNKVNYSNANVGEAMVPESTLKPPRHTVQSVLESSTSRTKVVEPPETLISFADVPGMSTFDTDDSDFPRDRIVPQEMVNFRVNGKFKNKIPGLLEDGQIFTVPPTRVDDAEKPEIEVAGQLPLETYDLKLRTSAQPERMEFSFTKPYRSTNENETGWRVPGSRVSYTITDPIRDSEDAKHPGGSSKTNKKRVDQVTANAEKRNSTIGSSTPRWNVQRPTQPNVESTTKVSRVGVAEPVPDVDVELEPRNRYSDIQAVTKHHNNALQDRKVDKTVQEPVYTSYKTPDLNGAALRPSLIENSGTLKPFRHTIPVDKITSVVDDDGNDQESSSKQETNAVTDSIIHEEEKFVEEAQTNANATRVLPGDLEKVVKVETFVGDRETDVPMEHAKIEMFDRVTPTESSTRGMIDDEKLLKLSTTEVYSEMIHPSYNNIDKLVVRNEDTKETPPERITSSVSRNSTFIEIDTLQHTPGQTEDDSSRHRPPFDTEDESYWFSNETTSRPGSLETRKKVYNDTLKAYVVENLVTLAPAKSNTAVGRPVRPRPKIDKEKSANRSSTEDAMLLEQLFGVQSRDRNTTKRDSPNRRDYFQSEASENANGHARIEQIVEVVTSISTKVSSNFNDDPIVLKLMITNSTSLPVIRSESHEETSTQRVPEEFSADDSREENRSFGDDSKMDLDPSKEGEKVEKSHDQTIQTFDRKISTIEENRFLLEKLKQLAAIGTDDKPVKSSKNHSRPHVSNVKPEARPLLDFEKLKEIADIATGNKTLMNSSAGFTMTRDGVEIFTKILNKMEDRDDKMISTTEKSTEADDCFGFLCRDGKCLPSSGRCNMLGECSNSEDEANCTCADFLKAQLLHQKICDGVADCWDYSDETDCDWCEEGQFVCGNSRFCVDQDKVCNGFADCPEGEDEKKCAALIEDDVVLNYENTSAFPNRENNFETTVTEDAYPSAQEYFSEVESTTDKDVVFDQEAVESSILESTTLRALKDNVRLEKIINTKTESTIKEGVVFGNRERSNATLVSGREISSNGKDVLTRGNSIHVNANENDATSANVKKEINNYNEEGYINIRKNGKWGKLCLSGMDTLLQERQATWTIEDLGRAVCKAITYQDYETVEKVLDERPTSSRSYYTLSYNEKPLDKTILTFKPSECPSGEILRVKCKNLECGIRTQVPSQARIVGGGSSSAGSWPWQVALYKEGDYQCGGALISDRWILSAAHCFYHAQDEYWVARIGATRRGSFPSPYEQVLRLDHISLHPEYIDNGFINDIAMLRLEKPAIFSDYVRPICLPETEPKSGTMCTVTGWGQLFEIGRIFPDTLQEVQLPVISTEECRRKTLFLPLYRITSGMLCAGLKDGGRDACLGDSGGPLVCSGSDNTYTLHGITSNGYGCARPGRPGVYTKVHHYLPWIEHTFSSEDIRSSMVSCKGHRCPLGECLPKSRVCNGFLECSDGSDERNCPVNF, from the exons AACGATTATTACTTACCACCGCGGTCAACATGGTCGAGGGTGTCTCCGCATCAGACGAAGAAACAAAGGGGCAGTACCACGTGGAAAGTCGGCAGCGCGATGTTGATAATCTCCGCCATGCTAGTATTAATCGCTGTCTTCGCGATCGCTGGACTGGCTTTGTGGATGGGAG CTCTCCGAACAGACTCGAAAAATG CTATCGTTGGATTCACCTGCACCTTCAGGGTGGCCAAAGGTGAAAAATACAACCCCATGTTGAAACTAAACACGAGCATGGTGTTTCGCGAGAAAGAACGAAAGTATAAGAATATA TTCGAGCTCCTATTTAGAAGAAGCGTTCTAGGCACTGCTTATCAGAAGACCATCATAGACAAATTCGAAAGCGGCATTCTGAAGGTCTTCTTCAGGATATATCTGGACAGAAGGAAGGTGCCGCGATCGATCACGAACATCGAGGATACGATCGAAGACATAATCGCGAAGGAGACGTACTCGTCGTCTTCTCTGTTCAAGGACATGGAACTAGACCTCACCACGATATCGGTCAAAA GAATAAATCAGGACGCAGCCGGAGGTCAGAAACAGTCGCAGCAGAAAAACGCGATGATCACGAAGAACGGTCTTCTGCGTCCGAGTCGGAACAATTCGCTGATCACGAGCCCGAAAATAAAAACGAAACCGAGCAAACCAGAATCCAGCGAGCCTGAAATCGATTTCAGCAACATACCGACGATTCAGGGCACGTACAAAGCCACGAAAGTGAACGTCACCGCTCAGAACAAGATCAATTCCACGGAGGGTGTTAGAACGCAACCCGACGCGAGGAACGACACGAGAGGACCGTTAGCTCGCGAGGAAACTACTATTAAATCCTCCACCGTAGGAACGAGCGAACCAACGCGCAGTAACGTGCACACGGTGCCCATTAAAATCAATCAGAGGGTAAATTACACAGCGAACGACGCGCAACTCAACGAGACCATCGCGGAATCAACCGCGAGGATTCCGACGTCCACGATGGCCGCCACTCTGAACAAAACTGACGACATTTTCAAGGATTTCCGGAAACCCGATTTCGAGACGTCGCCGTGGAAGCCGATTATACCCGGTTACGTGAACACCGAATTGAAACTATTGCCTGGGAACGTCGAGACGACCAACAACAAAGTGAACTACAGCAACGCGAACGTTGGGGAAGCAATGGTTCCCGAATCGACGTTGAAACCGCCCCGACACACCGTTCAAAGCGTTCTCGAATCATCGACGTCGCGAACGAAAGTCGTGGAGCCGCCGGAAACGCTGATCTCGTTCGCAGACGTTCCCGGTATGAGCACCTTCGACACGGACGACAGCGACTTCCCGCGCGACAGGATCGTGCCCCAGGAAATGGTGAACTTCCGTGTGAACGGGAAATTCAAGAACAAAATCCCGGGACTCCTGGAGGACGGGCAGATCTTCACCGTGCCTCCGACGAGGGTGGACGACGCCGAGAAGCCGGAAATAGAAGTGGCGGGCCAGCTGCCGCTCGAGACCTACGACCTGAAGCTGCGTACTTCCGCTCAGCCCGAGAGAATGGAATTTTCGTTCACGAAACCCTATCGGTCCACGAACGAGAACGAAACTGGCTGGAGAGTCCCTGGATCGCGAGTCTCCTACACGATAACGGACCCCATTCGCGACTCGGAGGACGCCAAACATCCTGGAGGTTCATCGAAAACTAATAAGAAGAGAGTGGACCAGGTTACCGCAAACGCGGAGAAACGAAACTCGACGATCGGTTCCAGTACACCCAGATGGAACGTGCAGAGGCCGACGCAACCCAACGTGGAATCGACCACGAAAGTGTCCAGAGTAGGCGTAGCGGAGCCTGTTCCGGACGTGGACGTCGAATTGGAGCCCAGAAACCGATACTCGGACATCCAAGCGGTTACCAAACACCATAATAACGCTTTGCAAGACAGAAAGGTTGACAAGACTGTCCAGGAGCCTGTCTACACAAGCTACAAGACGCCCGATTTGAACGGGGCCGCTCTGAGGCCAAGCTTGATCGAGAACTCTGGAACGCTGAAGCCTTTCAGGCACACTATACCGGTCGACAAGATCACGTCCGTCGTGGACGACGACGGGAACGACCAAGAGTCCTCGTCGAAGCAAGAGACTAATGCAGTGACCGACAGCATAATACACGAGGAAGAGAAATTCGTCGAGGAGGCTCAAACGAACGCAAACGCGACGCGAGTGTTGCCAGGAGACTTGGAAAAAGTCGTGAAGGTAGAGACTTTTGTCGGGGATCGGGAAACGGACGTTCCGATGGAGCACGCGAAGATCGAGATGTTCGATCGCGTGACGCCAACGGAGTCGAGTACTCGAGGTATGATAGACGACGAGAAATTGTTGAAATTGAGCACGACGGAAGTCTACTCGGAGATGATTCACCCGTCGTACAATAACATAGACAAACTGGTCGTGAGGAATGAGGACACCAAGGAGACGCCACCGGAAAGAATAACGTCGAGCGTATCGAGAAACTCCACGTTCATAGAGATCGACACGCTGCAGCACACTCCTGGACAAACCGAGGACGATTCGTCAAGACACAGGCCGCCTTTCGATACGGAAGACGAGTCGTACTGGTTCTCCAACGAAACCACGAGTCGACCCGGCTCGCTGGAGACCCGGAAGAAGGTCTACAACGATACCCTGAAGGCATACGTGGTGGAGAACTTGGTCACGTTGGCGCCCGCCAAGAGCAACACTGCTGTTGGCAGGCCTGTCAGACCCAGACCCAAAATCGACAAAGAGAAATCCGCAAACCGAAGCTCTACGGAGGACGCGATGCTTCTGGAGCAGTTGTTCGGCGTGCAGAGTCGCGACAGAAACACGACGAAACGCGATTCGCCTAATCGTCGGGACTACTTCCAATCCGAGGCGTCGGAGAACGCGAACGGACACGCCAGGATCGAGCAAATCGTAGAAGTGGTGACGTCGATCAGCACCAAAGTGTCCTCGAACTTCAACGACGATCCTATCGTTCTGAAACTCATGATCACCAATTCTACGTCGCTTCCGGTGATACGCTCGGAATCGCACGAGGAAACGTCGACGCAACGTGTACCGGAAGAGTTTTCCGCCGACGATAGTCGCGAAGAGAATCGTTCGTTCGGAGACGACTCGAAAATGGATCTAGATCCGAGCAAAGAGGGCGAGAAAGTAGAAAAGTCTCACGATCAGACGATTCAAACGTTCGACAGAAAGATCTCCACGATCGAGGAAAACCGATTTCTGCTGGAGAAGCTGAAGCAACTCGCCGCGATCGGGACCGACGACAAGCCGGTGAAAAGTAGCAAGAATCATTCGAGACCTCACGTTTCGAACGTGAAACCGGAAGCTCGACCGTTGCTCGATTTCGAGAAACTAAAGGAAATCGCGGACATCGCGACCGGGAACAAGACTTTGATGAACTCGAGCGCGGGGTTCACGATGACACGCGACGGAGTGGAAATATTCACCAAGATCTTGAACAAGATGGAGGATCGGGACGACAAGATGATCTCCACCACCGAGAAAAGTACAGAAGCTG ACGATTGTTTCGGTTTCCTATGCAGAGACGGAAAATGTCTGCCATCCAGTGGCAGATGCAACATGTTGGGTGAATGTTCGAATTCGGAGGACGAAGCGAACTGTACGTGCGCCGACTTTCTAAAAGCGCAGCTCCTGCATCAGAAAATTTGCGACGGCGTGGCCGACTGTTGGGACTATTCGGACGAAACGGACTGTG ACTGGTGCGAGGAGGGTCAGTTCGTGTGCGGTAACAGTCGATTCTGCGTGGATCAAGATAAGGTTTGCAACGGTTTCGCAGACTGTCCCGAAGGGGAGGACGAAAAGAAATGCGCTGCACTCATAGAGGACGACGTAGTTCTAAATTACGAGAACACGAGCGCgtttccaaaccgggaaaacaaTTTCGAGACGACGGTGACGGAAGATGCGTACCCATCGGCGCAAGAATATTTTTCGGAAGTCGAATCCACCACTGACAAGGACGTCGTCTTCGATCAAGAAGCAGTCGAATCCTCCATCTTAGAATCCACTACTCTCCGTGCTCTCAAGGACAACGTTCGGCtggaaaaaattataaacaCAAAAACTGAGTCGACGATCAAGGAAGGAGTGGTCTTTGGCAACCGTGAACGATCTAACGCCACTCTAGTTTCCGGAAGGGAAATATCGTCGAATGGAAAGGACGTTCTTACTCGTGGGAACTCGATCCACGTAAATGCAAACGAGAACGACGCTACCTCCGCCAATGTTAAGAAGGAGATTAACAATTACAACGAGGAGGGGTACATAAACATACGAAAGAACGGGAAATGGGGAAAATTGTGTTTAAGTGGAATGGATACTCTTCTGCAAGAGAGGCAAGCTACCTGGACCATCGAGGACCTCGGCAGAGCTGTTTGCAAGGCAATTACGTATCA AGATTACGAAACCGTCGAAAAGGTATTGGACGAAAGGCCAACATCCAGTCGCTCGTATTACACATTGTCGTACaacgaaaaacccctggataagACGATCCTGACTTTCAAACCATCCGAGTGCCCGAGCGGCGAGATTCTCAGGGTCAAGTGCAAGAACCTTGAGTGCGGAATAAGAACGCAGGTTCCATCGCAGGCCAG GATAGTCGGGGGCGGTAGCTCTTCGGCTGGAAGCTGGCCGTGGCAAGTGGCTCTGTATAAGGAAGGCGATTATCAATGTGGAGGTGCTCTCATCAGCGACAGATGGATCCTATCCGCAGCGCATTGCTTTTACCA TGCTCAAGACGAATATTGGGTGGCAAGAATCGGAGCAACTCGCCGTGGAAGTTTCCCGAGTCCTTACGAACAAGTACTACGCTTGGACCACATATCCTTGCATCCCGAATACATCGACAACGGATTCATAAACGACATAGCGATGCTGAGGCTCGAAAAGCCGGCGATCTTCAGCGACTACGTTAGACCGATATGTCTTCCTGAAACAGAGCCAAAAAGTGGTACTATGTGCACCGTGACCGGATGGGGGCAACTGTTCGAGATTGGAAGAATATTTC CGGATACGTTGCAAGAAGTACAGCTTCCTGTAATCTCCACGGAAGAGTGTCGAAGGAAGACGCTATTTCTTCCCTTGTACAGGATCACGTCGGGAATGCTTTGCGCAGGATTGAAGGATGGTGGAAGAGATGCTTGTTTAGGAGACAGCGGTGGACCTCTGGTTTGCTCGGGATCGGATAACACGTACACTCTTCATG GTATTACTTCGAACGGTTATGGTTGCGCCAGACCCGGAAGACCGGGAGTTTACACGAAAGTCCATCATTATCTTCCTTGGATCGAGCACACGTTTTCGAGCGAAGACATTCGATCGTCGATGGTGTCCTGCAAGGGACATCGATGCCCCCTCGGTGAATGTCTGCCAAAATCACGAGTATGCAACGGATTTTTAGAATGCTCGGACGGTAGCGACGAACGTAATTGTCCTGTTAATTTTTAA